ACGAGGGGGAGGGCAAACCGGGGCTGCGAAGGGGGTGCGTTTATCCCGCGTGCCCGCGTAATTGAAACAACAATAAAGTGTGAGCGAACAACAATGAACGTGCGTAATAACCCAGAGCTCTTTGCCGAAGCGTTGACGCCACCCTCAAGCCGGATCCGGGGGGTGGGAGGTGGGTGTTAGTGTTACTGCACGTTGACGAAAATCCGGTGGAGGAAAAGCTCAACAAAGAGCAGCGGGACGTCTGAGTCGCGAAGCTGAGCAACGCTCCCGCTGTCCCCGCGGGGTGAAAGATGAGGAGgcgtgaaaatattattaactTGAAGCCTTTTTCCACCTTGGTGAATTTCTCGACTCTCCCGCAATTACCCAACGATGACTTCACGCCGTGCAGAACGAGGAGTTAGGGAAGGGAATAGTTACTGGCTCTCCGAGAGGTGAACCGGACCCTTGATTTCCGAAGGGGATTACTCGCGCTACCAGACCCGGCTTACTTCCGCACCACGACACAAATGCGCGGATGTGCGTGCACGCAAGTGTATTACGGCATGACGATCCGCGTgcatttataaaatattatatcgcACAATGATAACTAATCGCTGCAGGAAGAGTTCGCGCCGCATATTGCAACGTTCACAAAGGGGATGCGCGCCGGCCTTTTTCTTACCGCAATGAGCCAGTCAATCGAAGCGCACttgtacacaatattttcaccaaggGATGGTGGGGAGTCCGTTGGTTCGAGCCGGTTGTTTCTGCCCGGCCAACACGTGGATGGCCGAACAAGAGCTGCACCGTCGTCGCTGTGGTAAAGTGTTTCGCGTCTGCACGCGGGGTACTCGCTCGATCGCTCAGGGGTATTTTGCACACCCGTGCAGCGTGGCGGAGGCGTAGAAAGGACGGGGAGAAAACTGGTATGAAACCCCGCGCCCCCGATACACGCCAGGAGGCAGCGAAAGGGTGCACGAGGGAGATAAAGTGACTCGAGGCAGCTGGCGTCGTTCACCTACGGCAGTCTGTATTCGTCCCACATAACCAGTGACCCATATTCCCTTGGGTAACTGTAAATCTGCGGGATTTCCATCCGTGTTTGCATTGTCGTATTTTCCGGACGTCGACCACCGTCAGTTCCGAGAAGTGGATGCGGAGCGGCGGCGTCAATTGCcgtgaaaaatatcaactcaCCCGGGAAACCCGGCTTTGGACACAATTATCGTTATCTAGTCGTAAACCGGAGGATTTCGTTTGTTTGCAACTTGCAATGACCGTTGCTTCCATGCCCGAGTACTTCGGTGGGGGCTTCCAAACGGTGCGTCCCTTCGGCCTGTGATCTGGTTGCAGCGCGTGGACGCCGGATGGCTTCAGTCCGTTTCAAACGCCGCGAAAATGCCTGGAATTGTTAATTTCGCTTCACCCTACCTTCTCTACGACTGCGGACACATTTTACGGGGGAGCGAGACACCCTGCAACGTGCAACCCTTGCGCTTTCAAGCCAGCTCACGACGCTCGTCTGCACGTGTATAACCGACTCGCACTCACCCTGGTCTCACCCTTTCTTATAGCTCGGTACCAACCAGCGGTACGAGACATTCGCGACCAAGCAGTGGCAGTACCACCGGCGGCACGAGTAGCGCCAGACCTCGGCGTTATTACCGACGATAAATCGCCACCTTTAATAAGAACGCCTGCGTGCCAGCCGTACAACCACGCCGTGCTTCGCTATGCCAGACCGTCAGAGAGGAGGAAGAACGAGGGTGAGAaacagagacagagagagagagagagagagagagagagagagagagagagagagagagaaaggaaattGAAAGCAGTCGACCTTTCGCCGATTCATTTATGCAAGAGAACAGTCCATTGATTTTTCTTGTTCTATATTGTTATCGCATTCTCGCGACCTTAAGCTCCGCGCGTCATAGTATGAGAAAAAGCACAACGGATCAACAAGCTCGTCGACAGTTTTGACGAGTCGTGTGAACGGTTCAACCACCGATCACCTGACGCTCCTGCATCTGCAGCCTTGGTGACACCTTGGGGGCGCGCCACTTTCGAAGGGTGTGTTTTAATCTCGaatagaaattcaaattcaaattcccGTTCTGAATGGAACTGAGATTAGTGGTGATGCATTATTCCATTATGTACCACGTCGCTGACACACATTTCTTCGCTAAGCTTTTTCCGATACCAGACACACCGGGTCGCGGGCCAGCTGCAGGTTTGTCATATGTGTGttataaaaaagtattaaacCGAAAAATTGAGGATAGGAAGGATCACAAGGTAGACGGAGAGCCACTAAGTGATCAGGCCTTGAAAACAATTCCCTTGCGATGTCTGACGgtgttcttttcttctttttcttcctcttcagCTCCATACGAATTCCGTTCGGGGCCGCTCACCCCTGATTTCCATGATCAGAACAGCAGGTGCATTTCCCATGATGAAGCACCGTACCGCACACAAAAAGTCCTGGGAGTAAAGACTGACCAACAGGTTCGATAGCGTCGAGATTCAGGCATCTTCTATATAAGATTCTACCAGTCTTTGTCGAAACAATATACGAGACATCTGAAACCAGCCTATCGACTATGCTAGCTAAGTGGATCGTTTGGCATCTGATAATCTGGTTCAAATTAGACACACCTCGCGATCGAGGGGACAAGCTTTCATGGCTTCGCGGACTATAAATATAGAAACGACGaaagagaaaacgaaaaaacgatATCTTCACTTCAATCATGGCGTCACCGTAGATAAATAACGACATACCAAAGTATTTTTTAGCGGAGCTAGTAGCACCACACTGCGTGAAGCTCTACGGTATAATTGGGACGCGAGGAATTCTTCCGCCAGGTGGCACCTAATTGGTCCACCAAGAAGCCACGTGGGTGGCCCGGCGTTAATTATGCGTGAAgactttcttcgtttttccgGCGCGAGCGCAACGTTTGCGGATCGCTATACGTCAACAAGGAACGCAGTATTCGGTACATTGCTCACCGAAAGCGTAACAGTGGACAAGTGCAGGTGCACAGCTTATACGAACGTACGCATATGATTACAGGCGGCAGCACCTGTTCACGGTCTTCTCGAAATAATTGTGTCAAGGGAATTTTCATTTAGCAAAGAACTTTCGTTGTTCTTCTCCATTTCCCACATCTTGGTTAATCCTCAAAATGCATTCCAGTTTGCACTTGGTGAATTCAAGATGAATAAAGACTGTTAATTACTGACGGCGATTCTCACGATTTCTACTTTCAGACGCTACCTCTTGAGTGACAGCATTCTGTTCGACTTCATTCCAAGGCTGAATGTTACCGGATCCAAATATCGTAAATATCAGCCACGCTGATATCTGACAGATGATGACTATCCAGAAAATATTTCTCCAGGTACCGAAGGTGTGCTGAAAAGTAGTCGATTGGTGGGAACTTTTCGTCGTTAATattgaataaagaatattttttgtttttatcgtGATGACTTGCAGTAAACCTCGTTTTTGGTAAAGTGCCCTGTCAAGGCTGGGATAACGAACGCCGGAATAGTGCCAGGGGTGTTTGTGATGCCCATCAAAATACCTGCGAAGTTCGGGGACAAGTCGTTCTGGTTGCACAAGTGGCCGATGAATACTGTACCGGCTACGACGATATTTATGCAAAGAAGAATCGTTGTGGCCAACCTGTGACACCCGATGTAAGCGATGATTAATATGAGTACAGCGGTCGGGACGCAACCTAGCGTGGAGGAAAACGGAACGCTTCAGCGTCATCTTTAGACACACGGGTGAGAGGTTCAACCAAGTTGAAAATCACTCGAGACTTCGTCAAATGTTACTAACTTATAGTGACGGCAATTTTTCTCGCTACAGTCATCTTCCAAATACCACGCGTTCTTCCCCAGTCCAACAACTTTCCGAGACATGGATTGAGAATTGCGATGATCAGATACGGAAAGCAGGTTATCCCCGCGTTCTGAAACATTAAAGCAATTCTCACATGCGAGGGCCAAAAAAGCGAAAGGCAAGGTCGACTCACCGCTTTGATGTTGAACTTCAGTACATGATTCATATAGAGAGGCACCGTGGTCAGTAAAAAGTACCAGGAAAAATTGCCAAGAGTATTGGTTAGTATCAGGGCCCAGAACGGTACCGAAGTAAAAATGGCCTTCCATGGTACTCTGGGCTTGTTCTCAGAAAAGGGTTTGCGGTGAGCGTAGGTGCCGCAAATGTATTCCCGTTCTTCTTCAGTGATAAACTTTTGCGACTCGGGATTATCGGCGAAAAAGAGGATGAAAATAACACACCAGATCAAAGGCAGAGTTCCGTGGACGTAGAATACGGCCTCCCAGCCTGCGGCGCTCATGATTTGAGCGGTGGTCAGTATCGATATCACCGTACCGAGCGGCATGCCCGCGTATATGATCGCCGCCCACATGCCCTTCTCCTCGTAAACAACCCACTTGCCCATCAGCACGTTCATTACCGGTAAGTTCGAGGAGCTTACTAAACCGGTGAAGAAGCGAAGAGCGTAGAGCGCGTGGAGATGCGCTCGTGCCGTCAGCGGCAACAGAATCGTTGTAACAGCGTTGAAAAACACCGTGACGATCAACACCCACTTTGAGTTAAACCTGCGGGAAGTACCGAGCCACAATTACACGGCGATTGCTCGGTCTGTTCTCTCACCTATCGGCGCAGTATCCACTGGGAAACATGCCGAGCATGTATCCGGCGAAGTAGATGCTAACGACGAGTCCCTGCTCAACCGGTGTCCATTCGAACGGTCCTTGGATCGTGGAAACCTCGGTATGGTCATTTGTGAACTGTGGGCACTGTGGTGCTGTCTCACCCTCTTTGACGGGCTTGCGTTTCGTCATACCAATTATAGCCGTGGCAATGTTAACTTTTAGTCCGTAGATTATCATGTTCGCGACGCAGAGCATCATCGCGTACGCGGCTCGGACGTAACCCACTGCGCGGAGGGAAAAGTCGAGAGGTCAGTAATACAAGGATTTACGATTTTCGGTAAGATATTCGACTCACCCATTATCAGAGAGATAGAGAACTATGAAACGTCAGTGCTGTTAACACGCCCCGTCACTCGATCGTCTATTTTTCCATCAGTAGATCCTTCGTACGTTGAATAGTCACTCGATCTAGCGGTCGGTCCCAAAGCCTTCAATGGTACTTAGTGGTTTTCTACAAACGCACGCGCACACAACGCTCTTCTCAAGAAATGCGCACCGTGTCATCCATTTCGAGGTGATTAGAGGGCAGACGCGGACTAAGCCTGACAAATGGACCTGGCTGGACACGTTCAACTATACGTCTACACGTGGCGAAGTTGCCGTCTTCAGAAATGTTTGCCACCAGCTACATAGCTCGGCTTCAGCCCGTAGACCTAAGTTTTTGTACATAAATCGACGGCAAACTCCAGTTCCAGCTGGATTATGAATTATTACTATGGTATCAATTATTTccaagtatatatgtataggagAGGACTTTGGCTTCTCAATAGATCGACTATATCTCTACCTAAGGAATTACTGCTACTGATCTTAGACGAGCGACCTGAACGTTATACAGTCGTTGATAATGTTAACCGATTACTATTTCACACGATTCAAAGTATATTTTGATCGTATCGAGGACTAAATTGTTCTTGGGCTATTCACCTCGATGACAAATGGAGGACTGACCATCCACACAGAGCGAACGTCCCGCTGTTGCTCCCGAAAAATCGGAAGATTGTGCTGactaagaaaaaattttgaccgaagttttttcatcgtttcacTAACCTGTGGTCGTTGAATAACCCGCAGCAGTCAGCCATGCAACGACTCCGCCCCGGTCTTATCTAAAAGTTTTTAGGGACCAGATGGACCCTAGGATTGAGTCGTTTTATTTCCAGGCTGTAGACAACGGACGAAATAGGCAAGTGGGTATAGTCAGAAGTAAAAGCAGCACTTTTTAAAGGCCGTGAAAGGGTCACGTCGTTAGCACGCACTTAGGAACAACTCGACCCGGTCGGCCTACCATCAGAGCCTTTGTCTTCATTCACAGCTTGctttttatgataatttttattcgtattaCCTGGTATAACACAAAGACCAGCGTAGCAACTGACGCCGGTCTATTATTCTAGTGCATTTCTGGCTTTCTTgctttttcaaaatacgaCGAAACAACCTCTGCGAAAAGAATACGCGGTCAGGAATGATGCTCCGAATCTTGAATGTACGCATGCATCacttatatatacctatatgcgAGATCTGTGACGTA
This genomic stretch from Neodiprion pinetum isolate iyNeoPine1 chromosome 6, iyNeoPine1.2, whole genome shotgun sequence harbors:
- the LOC124221607 gene encoding sialin-like — its product is MVGYVRAAYAMMLCVANMIIYGLKVNIATAIIGMTKRKPVKEGETAPQCPQFTNDHTEVSTIQGPFEWTPVEQGLVVSIYFAGYMLGMFPSGYCADRFNSKWVLIVTVFFNAVTTILLPLTARAHLHALYALRFFTGLVSSSNLPVMNVLMGKWVVYEEKGMWAAIIYAGMPLGTVISILTTAQIMSAAGWEAVFYVHGTLPLIWCVIFILFFADNPESQKFITEEEREYICGTYAHRKPFSENKPRVPWKAIFTSVPFWALILTNTLGNFSWYFLLTTVPLYMNHVLKFNIKANAGITCFPYLIIAILNPCLGKLLDWGRTRGIWKMTVARKIAVTISCVPTAVLILIIAYIGCHRLATTILLCINIVVAGTVFIGHLCNQNDLSPNFAGILMGITNTPGTIPAFVIPALTGHFTKNEHTFGTWRNIFWIVIICQISAWLIFTIFGSGNIQPWNEVEQNAVTQEVASESRNRENRRQ